The following coding sequences are from one Chelonoidis abingdonii isolate Lonesome George chromosome 4, CheloAbing_2.0, whole genome shotgun sequence window:
- the KNSTRN gene encoding small kinetochore-associated protein has protein sequence MENENSRIPVYSFHHPTALSRGGPTDTQTPFPSKKQRINKTVEPEFSKDPNFTFSSNVPADGVFKAKNQGLCRSTKKAEPLSKKTATTVRGPLSRYRLETELKTKNQLLEIAKQQLHSKLAGAQGTIKDLREKNEVLEEEVQKLKRFQDNCMVILESRNIDPVTDNEILEEETKECQKQTMLLTEKLKEELRLFSQMAAKQEELLTATAMWKLAENDRNNFLEKQTSFQRETEEYAAIVGQVELLLDT, from the exons ATGGAGAACGAAAATTCCAGGATCCCGGTCTACAGCTTCCATCACCCCACAGCGCTCTCCCGTGGCGGCCCCACAG ACACACAGACGCCATTTCCATCGAAGAAACAACGTATCAACAAAACAGTTGAGCCAGAATTCAGCAAAGATCCCAATTTCACTTTTAGCTCAAATGTTCCAGCGGATGGTGTCTTCAAAGCCAAAAACCAAGG TCTCTGTAGGTCTACCAAGAAAGCAGAGCCTCTTTCTAAAAAGACAGCAACAACTGTGCGAGG ACCCCTGAGCCGATACAGATTGGAGACAGAGCTAAAGACGAAGAACCAGTTGTTGGAAATAGCCAAACAGCAACTGCACTCAAAGTTGGCAGGAGCACAG GGCACTATAAAAGACTTGAGAGAAAAGAATGAAGTCCTGGAAGAAGAAGTTCAAAAGCTGAAGAGATTTCAAGACAACTGTATGGTGATTTTAGAAAGCAGAAATATTGATCCCG TTACAGATAATGAAATCTTGGAGGAAGAAACGAAGGAGTGTCAGAAGCAGACAATG TTGCTGACAGAGAAGCTTAAAGAAGAACTGAGACTATTCAGCCAAATGGCTGCAAAACAGGAAGAGCTTCTG ACAGCAACAGCTATGTGGAAACTGGCAGAGAATGACCGGAACAATTTCCTGGAGAAGCAGACATCCTTtcagagagaaacagaagaatATGCTGCCATTGTTGGTCAGGTGGAGCTCCTCTTGGACACATGA